The Biomphalaria glabrata chromosome 7, xgBioGlab47.1, whole genome shotgun sequence region aaaCTTCGAGTGCACAGGCGATATTTGTATGATATTGAGAAACAAATATTGATGTCTTACATTGACCAATTCTATAAGAGTATCAAGATTGTAACAACACTtgtgccagatgtaacaacatttggatggtacgatgtgttgttatgccggggattttacttgaattcaatagttaacaaaaatgacgatctagaatcacaattgacgattctttgataaaacaaaactctggaactttattaaatacaacataagtacagtttatgtacaaattacaaatcaatgagcatgaaacatattataAAGGCTTTTCacacagagctcttagaaacgtgtcTATCTACAAGAaccttattttatcgactgacttttctttcttactaccgccaattctctggcgctaacccttttcaaaaatgtctttgtttaaattcaaatcaaccaatatatttcaaacatactaattacgtcccttgggtaaatcctgacttgaatgacaagtgtctaaatttgaggattaaatcccaagactcatgtcgagggcttatatttctttcaaaaatgaaatgtacaaacaattctataatgtaatctgtgacatattaccccactctccatttagcatttgtatggtaatagaaatgctcatatgtattaaaattatttaaatatacacaaaataccatacatgaaattatagaaaaatggttgaggtaacatatgacaaaataaagtcaacttggagataaaaaatatgtaaatgcagtgaataaaattattgatgactttgaatacctgtctcactattcaagtggttatgaaaatgagacaatatcaaaagttgtacaaagcataatacttggataaattaaatcttgaattgaataggttatgaagcttcatgatgatattaaaatatgacataactcatttggttagtgctaatgtgaaaatgtgtacatggaaaaatatattgcatatgaaaaattgacatagaaaaaaaaatgatgtatacatgacaatcttctgaaaaataatactcaatgtgaaataaatctcaatatgtgtgaagcaatgaaaaattccaattatatgtcatgtatctgtagtgttataataggatatatgcaataatattcgacctgaaataaaatacctgaaataaaatgctcatgatttaaaaattaaaatgtctgatgcatgtcatatgcaaagatgctgaaacataataaacaaagtatcttgaatgagtgactttcctcagtgggttgcttggtgctaaAATAAATGCAACATCAGATATAGAATACCTGTGGAAAAAAtaagtagacaaattaattgattaagtacaactgaatactgttcttccttgacgagtatgaataataatggatcaagtgacactaaatatgctatagtacatatgtagagtagaaatgtaaagttcggaacccttctgaattgccgacatggatgtgcattttctaaacttgaagaaaaggtctttcagtttatgaagctgttgtctccatgtcataatgatctcacagataatgtctgattgaaccgcgtttgagtttggtgaaaataagaactgtccgaaaccaaaactcaattttctggttgatgaactttgacgctgtagaacaatggtagcagaatgctttgcattagaatgttcaatagagcaatgactgaacatgtctgagttcaatcggtcaatacggcaatgttgaagaagttcatttgttcctttctgaagaaaagttgccccttgagtggacgaaggatgaaacttggtgttgtcaatgttattgctttttgagtttctttcaaattgcagtactggaaatgtttcagaaacactggtaaagaaatctgcatggtctggaaacactttaatgttcttcactgtttgtagtgctatgtcattcAGAGTGATGACTTTGGGActgtcaatttgatttgatgctgctatgtcattcagagtgatgacctttggaatgtcaatgttatttgatgttggtaatgaaacatctatctcaggaatgggtgttgatgatgtttcttcttcctcaggaatagttgctaagcttgtaaaatgttcaacttctgctttgatgtcttcattatctgtttcatggtaatgttcaaacatatgaacatgaaatactctggtaaacttgttgacattgatttcataaagcaggttggaaatctttctggtgatggtaaatggaccttgccatttgtaaaacagtttgttactgaaatctggtaacagtaatttgacttgatctccttgagcaaaatatcttgatttcatgtgttgatgtaatattctttgactttcaatgttcttggttgtaatggcttcttgagttgactcacattctttcagatgaggaatacttgtatgagtggtagagtcaagttgaaaagtttttcttttgtctggtatagccaaaaTTGATTGAGTATAAGTTTCTTTAGTTTCTGCTTCTGGTTcttgagacttgtcttgattgtagcaAGAATTTTCAATGAATACCATAGTATTGGTAGATAATGATGCAGATGCAGTCTTATTCAAGTCTTGATGCATGAAGTCATCATGTGTGAAATATgacttgtcttgatggacttcagtttgaccagttagagttcttgtatcattgctagagactctgggcatgtcgtcttgttcttcaaagttcaacaatggacattcgggaattggaggtggacttatgaccggtagggatgggcttgatgtaactgggggtgtccatgttgaatgttcttgattgttgctggctactggactagtaactggttctgttgcattctgcatatCTTGAGTAATTGATGTtgccatgtgattattttggctaacttgttcaggtgccaaatgttcttgttgtctggtcatggatcttgtcattactgctaaacatttttgaccttgctctatggcatttgtacattcagcaagttcttgaggagtgcattctttaactccttctatgtttccaatgattaggtccactggtagattgggtgttactaatgcttttgtttgaccactgaagaatggtgtagtaacataaatgacggcctcaggtaacttgctgacagttccgttgaatgcagtgacttggacgtggttgcctgtgaaacggtttgcgtgtacgaagcgttcatgtactaatgtggacgtgcttccggtgtcacgaagaacttccaccttcttgtctcctacaaagcctggataaaatttgagaccattggactttgcaatgactgtcatagttgagtgctcattgtaatagcttctgttatatgggcttctgtttggcatatattgtggtctggagtcctgtgaatgacttctgtagcgaggtttgttgttatctggtttattatttctaggtgctttgttgagagtgtattgctctctattgctgtatctttgagttggtgatgtgggtctatcaaaattttgatttttggagactgcctgttttttccaacattcatgagtttggtgaccctttttatggcaatatgaacattctgtggttctgctgcggcattgagacgtgaaatgccctagtttatgacatttgttgcatttgactttgtcatctgacttatatcttgcatttttgtcttgagcaaagcagacaaaattttcttcaacagatggtttgactgacttgtttggataggctgctctatattgtctgatgatcttggttagtgtctggatatcagtaggatttctctctataatgtaggattgaatatcttctgagtgagcatgggtgatgttgtcgataataatatgttgacgaagagcttggtaactttcttctattttggccatggatacccatctatcaaaccacattgacatattagctacaaaaatttgaggatcatcattttgctgtggcctttcattatagaatttctttctatagttggctgaagttgctccgtattggcgcagtagagcttccttgatatcagagtaagttcagcgttcattgattgacagttgtgagcaaatgttgacagctttgccagtcaaaagggtgaggagtgagctcgaccaatgtgcttcaggtagaccggatgttgtagctatttcttcaaatcttatgagatacgagtccatattgtcaatgttttcgttgaaagccgatattttgttcattaatctgtatttgtcaaacatacttgagtgaccttgaattgaaatgctttctttattttctttattttgcctttcgaattccattttttctttttcatgttgtctttgcttttcggcgtcttgcctttgtttttcagattcttgcctttgtttttcagattcttgcctttgtttttcagattcttgcctttgtttttcggcgtcttgcaattttttttcttctaattgcatgcgtttttcagattcttgcctttgtttttcagattcttgctcttgatattctttttcttcttgtttctctgcccactggtctggctttgaaatttgcttttctttggcaaatTCTATTAATTCAAAGAATCGTTTTGTTCTAGcactggaagccatatttaatttttttgttagtttcttgtattggagcaaaatgttcgatatctggattttggctttatctcagatataataataatatagatctagatctagtgacaaagttcttgaagcctcaatttgctaataaattcttgacagtagacttgtagttactggagtcgtatgattgaatatatagatctattgagccgatgtactttttactggtttaacagttggttaaatctggtcttctgtttactttgtgctgctcaaatgattatttactggtcttctttataatgccagttatctgatttactggtcttttttataatgccagttatttgattactggtcttttatattgccagttatttgctttactggtcttttatattgccagttattatgtatattggtcttattccttttgccaattacatataataatagatttcgtgagttagacgtaactctaacgaaaatctttataaaagaattatcgataaccaactgacctgttaaacacagaaattctgtcctccgttaaataagaatgaagttcctttgaatagttttgaaatttgtcctagatcttgaataaatttcgttaaaagttgtccatgaacttttgtCCCGTCGGAGGTGCCAAATGTAACAACACTtgtgccagatgtaacaacatttggatggtacgatgtgttgttatgccggggattttacttgaattcaatagttaacaaaaatgacgatctagaatcacaattgacgattctttgataaaacaaaactctggaactttattaaatacaacgtaagtacagtttatgtacaaattacaaatcaatgagcatgaaacatattataAAGGCTTTTCacacagagctcttagaaacgtgtcTATCTACAAGAaccttattttatcgactgacttttctttcttactaccgccaattctctggcgctaacccttttcaaaaatgtctttgtttaaattcaaatcaaccaatatatttcaaacatactaattacgtcccttgggtaaatcctgacttgaatgacaagtgtctaaatttgaggattaaatcccgagactcatgtcgagggcttatatttctttcaaaaatgaaatgtacaaacaattctataatgtaatctgtgacaaaGATAATGGATTGTTTTCTGCCTTTACTACTAGAGCGACTATGCCTCATCTCGTAGAGCAATGTTTCTCAAAGTGAGGTACGCGTACTCCCAGGGGTACAGGAAGACTTTGAAGGAGGTACGCGTTGTATGCTGATTTATTCTATTCTGTTATTAAATTAGGCCTTAATAAATTAGTAATAAGTCTTTATTCGCagtctttaatattattttaaattttatattcatACAAATTCATAATGGATGTTATTATTcatcttaaaaattaattccaCAAAGATCAGGTAATAATAGGGAGGTTACACATATCacatattgttttattatatatGACATAAGTCAAAATGCAAAAGTTAATTCTACCTATTTAACTATTAACGAGATTTATAGTTTCTGATGTACCAATAAAACTGATTATGATCCGTTGGCACTCCGCCGTGTGAAGTGAAAGTACTCAAAATATACGTTTCATTTTTGTGTTATAAAAAGGTTATGATCGCCATGCATTTTAACTCTATGGTATCTGCGGCATTTGTATCCAGTTTGAATAGAAAAAGTTCTGAAATACATCTTGTCTTCTCCAACTTTATGTGAAGCTCTTTCAGCATTTGTAGTCATTAAGTAAAAATAAAGGAACAGACTATAGGACGTGGATCAGAATCtcagattaaaattaacaacCAGGGAACCAAATGACATGCTCTGTCATCTCAGCACATAGATGCAAGTACATAGAGAAAGGGGTTCACAATTAGGAAATACGTTGTCCTAGAGCAAGGGAAGAAAGCATGGACGTTAGGTAGACATGGTCAGAGTGATGTCTCACACACATCTTTCTCCTCCTCCCTCTTCACCCAGAAATACttttacctacctacctacctacctacctacctacctacctacctacctacctacctacctatctacctacctacctacctacttacctacctacctacctacttaTGTTTTTGTAGATACTATttgttacatatatatttttgttgttttcaagtGGACGACCAGGAAATAAGTCAAGTTGAAATTATGTTTAAACTCAATAATGAATTTTATCAGTTGAGTCAAGCCAGCCCATCAAGTAAGTATTTGGGTTTGAATCCTCCATCCTTCATATAGCACACAAATTAAAGTACAGTAGCGCTCGCCTTTTCATTTTAAGATttgatctaaataaaaaaaattggacaCTATTTCAGGTTTAATTGTAACCCAATCCACAATTAAACCTCTTGAAACCAAATTCAGAATTAGTTTTGTTCTAACAAGTAACATGAGAAAAATAAGGATTGATTCCtcttccatatatatatatgatggtGGTCTAacatttctcattctatttatGTCTTGTAATGCTTCCTTATTGCTAGGAGTCTCTCCAGTGAGCTCTACAGAATCAAGTTCTTCTATGAACAGTCCAGCTCCTGAGTTCTACATAAGACGGAAGGGCAATTTGTTCCTTTACGTCTACTTCTTGATTCAACTCTTTACAAAAGAAACATCTGAGTTGAGTGCGGGAATTCCCCATAGAGCCGTGTTCGAGGCGTAAgcctaatttaattttaagaataatCCTCTTAAACATTATAACGGTGGAACCAGAGTCTTGACTGTGTGGCCAACAAGGTAGCTATTTTTTTCTaacgaaataataaataaactgtccaatttctaggaaaattgttggAGCCGTTTTCAAAATACCCACCCAACGTTCAGATTTCATGACGAAGCAACTTAATAGAAGAAATACATTTCTTAAtgtgttaaaaacatttttttggacCTAAATCAATGTGTTCAGAAGTTGTTAATATTCAACAATTGTTTATAAAAATGATTTCTACACTTACCTTTCCGACTCGCAGTATTCTGGTGTCAAATGTTATAGTCTTGATCTTAGCGAATCGCGCGAAAGCTGGATACTTTATGCCTTATGTTTATGAACTTTAAAAACATCAGATGTGAAGCACAAAGGCAATactgtaaataaaaatacattatttcttgtcttgaaataatgaaaatattttaagttttgttatatAGAAGATCTCTAGAAGTCTCTTCATGTTCAGCTGGACATTTGTTTCTAGTGTGAGAATcaaggaagagagaaaaaactATATTGCTGCCAATCATCTTAAACCATTCTCTTTATACCTAAGGAGACGTGTGGGAAAGGACTTGGTGCTCTCAGTCAATGATCTGAGATAGAGTCTACGTCTTCCGctgtaaaaacaacatttctttATGTTTATACCGCCTTCTAGCAATGACTATTTAACGTTCATAAATACAATTTTGTCAAATGCAGACTTACAAGTTCTTCTATTTAGCCTGAACtgagttttttaaaattttctttgttttacgcAGGTGGAGGGTGGCAGTTCAAAACCAGTGCTATCAAACTGGAACCTACGGATGTGATCCATGCCTACACCACAACCTACGGTCAGGATGGTAAACTAAAAGAGATAACGGAGCAGAAACAGTTCACATTAAGTACGAGACTACGTCAAATAGTCATTGACAATTGTATGGCATTGTTACTTCCTGATGACACGCTCGGGCAAAACGCTGGTCTTAATGTGAAGCATAAGGAGGTGGGAAgataggtgggggggggggagtatgtGTGTGGGTTGTATACAGTGGGGAAGGGAATCTTAttgaataaagaaaacaaatacatagaaataataataatacatattaaaatgttattctaCACGTTGTTAATTTGATTGAGGCACGTAGCACTATCTCTAGCTTTCTTCACCCCCGTCGTTATTATATAAGACCTACACAAACAAAGTCTATCTATttaacacatttaattacataacaGTGCATacgcaaaacattttttatcaatgtaaaagaaaattCTCTTACAatttagaaatgaaaatttcataacctttttatttttatttaaatctgaaAATATTTTAGCCGCTGCCTTCATCTTTTTAGCCCTAGCAACAGCATTGATCTTATTCACTTTACAATGTTTTCTTAGAGATTCAAATGTGTAATACACACTTAGGATAGAACTAACTCACGTTCCTAATAGTGACACGAAACGTATGAAgcatataaagtagaatgtaaggtgtatgtatgtcttTCATAGAAATCAAAGCCGTTTAACCAATGTTGATGAAACTTAGCATGAGCGTCCCTTACATCCTCGCACAGACCGTAGTATATGTTAAATGACCCTCCCGAAACCGGAGGAccgtaaaataaaaagaaaatgcataTATCTAAGAAACCATGTCATAATAAAAACCTGGTAAGCCCATTATCACAGCCTACTTTCCTTTTCTTAGGCAAATTAAAAAGTGTTAAAAACTATTGCTTTCTGACACAATGACTATCTCGCGATTTTTACAATACTCTAATGCagtagatcagtgatgcccaaaaacTAAGGTCCGCGGGTCATGTCCAACTTgtattcaaaaaagaaaaaaaaaattttttactcTATACTTTGACTTTAAGTTTGTTTGTATGTCAGTGCAGATTCCCTGAGTGCAGTAGAGATGCCGTCACCAAGACGTATTAGCGCCGTTGTCTTTCGCGATGATTTCAACAGTTTCGACAAAAGTCAATGGAACTTTGAAGTTTCCATGTATGGAGGATATGTAAGTCTTATTTCCTTTTCCGGAAAGAAATCTTGTTAGCTTTCACTTTAATAGGAAacgaatttaatttttaatcctTCTTGCAGAATGGAGAGTTTCAAGTCTACACCAACGACcccaaaaatgtctttgtaagaGATGGACAACTGCATATACACCCTGTGAGTCGTTGAGTTTAGTGGTTCTCAATCTTTTTCCAGAGTATTCACTGAGTTAGAAATTCAGTCCTGAtgactttattattttgtttctttcccttctatttatagtttcatTTACTCAAATCCATTCTTAGTTTTGTAGTAGAATATCAAGTACATCTATTTCAAATGTGTTCTACTGAATCACCCTAGTACTTCTGGGGTAACTATAAGGTACTAaatctattataaaataaaatgtcaatattattagatctaataaccTACCACTTATGCACTAAGTCTATCACttcattacaaatgtaaaatggCGAGTCAGTTGGCTTCTGTATCCTCCATTAAACAGAGAATGTACTCTCTATCTATGTTTGTCCCAACAGATGCCAACAGTTGATGATCCAAGATTTGATGAGAACTGTCTGTATCATGGTCACATGGATATGAACGGTAAAAGAACTTTGCTCTAGTGACTTAGATTGATGTAGAGCTAGCTGGCTTTAGTCTAGTATTCAAATGTCAAATCGGCTATTCCTTTCTAAACTATAattgtgtgtgtcttttttttaaattctgaacacaacattattattttttatcttgAAGTTTAAACTAAGTTATTGTATTATGATTGTGTTATGATTGTATTATGGTTGTGCTATGATTGTACTTCGATTGTATTGTGATTGTATTATGATTGAGTTTTGATATATTATGGCCGTATTGTGATTCTGTGTGTTAAGACTGTACTACGATTTGTTATGATTGTATTATGATTGTGTTATGGtggattattattgtattgAGATGTTATTATGATTGTATTATGATTGTATTACAGTTCATCTGTCACACATTTCACACTCAAATTTATACTTAAATTTTCTTGAACCTTTAGCATTGTTTGGTATGTGCACTATCTCTGACCTCGACGGATGTGTCAGAGATGGAAACAACGGTATCCTACCACCTGTCATGTCTGGCAAGGTCCTGAGTGTACCTACTATCAAATTTGGCACTGTAGAAGTTCGCGCCAAAATCCCTAGAGGGGACTGGTTATGGCCAGGTAACAGAACATGTTCAACTGCTACCTAATCATATTTGAGTGTTATGTATCGATACAGGTGTTCTTACTAAAGCCCGACACCAAATAACGTAAGTGATCCTTAACAGTGGGGTGATTGATCGATACAAGCAAAGAGTTACTTTAAACTCccaaaaaacttaaaatacatttgaaatacTATcgagaggtgtttttttttaaattaagatttCGCAATTTTAAAGATTGTAGCTTTGCTTTCCATTTTATGCGAAGGATGGTCTTAACCTCAAAATCACATTGTCTACGCTCACGGAATTTAGTGGTTGTAGGTTtgctttctatttatagataagAAAGATAAGCTTAAGAACGTTTATGcaaataaatctatttttagttgtATAGAAGTATAAGTTTTGAATGTTCAATCAACTATTTTAAAACTGATTTCTTCCACGATAATAAAGATAttcttaatattttgtttattaatgtacctattattattatttcaggGTCGTTAATTGTTTGTTTCACTAACATTCAAACCCCTTTCTCTACAGCTAAGTATAACAGGCGAGTCTAGTCGCTCTAAATGAAGTGATGTTGGTGACAAGCTTATGATGTACATTTGTTTCAGTTTGATCTCTTTAATTGAACTTGTAAACTTTATCAACTCTCTTTCTTACTAGCTCTTTAATCGATCAAAATGTAACCAATTTTATACGATACAACTATTGTGATcaattaaaagtatatttaattATCACAGAAATGTAAGTTAGTAGTAATGTGTTGGTGTCTTAGTTATGTTGTAAATATAGATCACACTTTAACTTCTGatattgagattttttttgtttctgtcagCTATCTGGATGATGCCAGTAACTGAAGTGTATGGAACTTGGCCAAGGTCTGGAGAGATAGACATCATGGAATCCTGGGGTTAGTGTGTATTTTACTCTGTCAAAATTAAGCTACCACATGTTGGCTGTATGGTTATGTTGTATGCGCTTATGTCGCGAGATCAAACCTTGCACGAGTCCTTACCGGGCCGTCCTGTAGGAGCTTGGACTAGGACTAGGATATAAATAGGACTAGGATATAAATAGTCTTCATTACTGAACCTGAAACTTAGGAAACGAAACAAaggaaatataaaaagaatacttttttaaaaaccttgcTTTGGAGTGAAATGACATGTTTTAAGTTTCACTTTAAAGGCTTTCAGCTACGCTCCTCGTCTTGCGACTTTCACACGTCTGCTGTCCTCTATGTTGACAAGTTCCATTCAAGCTTTAATACAATGgagttaaaataaaagttgcACGAGTATGAATTCCAACTCTAACAGAACGTCCATAGCGGCAAGCCACTTGTTTTGAAACTGAGCCATTCAAATACTTATAACAATAGAAGATTTTTATTCGTCTATTGtaagtttaaaatttttaacgaaggacctaattctctacattaTTGTGATTATGTCGCCTGTCACCGATTCAGTACATTTCCCGTATAAAAGAAATTGATTAActtattcacttttttttttgctgattcCAGTGTTGTCATCCACAaggaataattgtacaaagtttcaacttgattcaagaattCGAAATGTGAGAAATAATGTGTGCAAGATTcgaaccagacagacagacagacttaaGTGACTTGATAGAAGCTCGCTAATAACAATAAAGCACcgtttttctttcttaataaCCTCAGGCTATTAGACGTGACTAATCTGTAAACACAATTTCCATATCTTCTTGCTCAACATTTCTGGAAAGAGttttaataaaaagtttaacttCAGTTAGCAAGAATTTTAAGACCTTATGTAGCAGGGCCGTAATGTCTAAATATTTTAACGTGTCCACCATTACTTCCCCAAGACATGGCGCTCACAATggatctttttacaaagcttagattaactcactctgtctgtctggtaaaaagtttgtacacattatttctcccacaccccaatctcggatcatgttgaaattttgcacaattatttcttgtacctgacgaaacaagaatcaataaataacaagattacaaagagagtttgtgttacacaaactcagaggcggcccccgtcgaagtcggatccctgtcggatctgcatattcgcaaataatattcaagaggtgatttaattttgatgtaaaattgtaataagaaataaaggaacactgaagagtaacctaaaacaaggctttattaaactagaacgacacatgaactgacgaaagagacttggactgtagcacactagatcaatgttgtgaacacattctcacgacgttacacaaacataaacaaatagtaactatttcaccacattcaccccgcctagaattaaaatagcaagtatagtaatatagtaggccaatagcataaataaaagagaatgccagtgcctgtaatacaatagatcaataaatagtgtcgaaatattaatttctcttgtaaacaatagtgaatg contains the following coding sequences:
- the LOC106052035 gene encoding beta-1,3-glucan-binding protein-like, coding for MMESRQVVGKFSGLMGWHNLLIALVIAVCAASKLELSFVPPVLTFTLPVDDQEISQVEIMFKLNNEFYQLSQASPSSGGWQFKTSAIKLEPTDVIHAYTTTYGQDGKLKEITEQKQFTLNSLSAVEMPSPRRISAVVFRDDFNSFDKSQWNFEVSMYGGYNGEFQVYTNDPKNVFVRDGQLHIHPMPTVDDPRFDENCLYHGHMDMNALFGMCTISDLDGCVRDGNNGILPPVMSGKVLSVPTIKFGTVEVRAKIPRGDWLWPAIWMMPVTEVYGTWPRSGEIDIMESWGNIGDIGVKTVTSTLHWGPSADQNRASTTHGERKSSNWHNDFHVWRLEWTQEHILTFVDNQQIMSVTPPDGGFWQKGGFSGYNLWASGSKMAPFDLDFYIMFNVAVGGTKGFFPDGNHYDGVTKPWNNNSPRAMEEFWRAHGAWGPTWQGDNSDLIIDYVEFKSL